From the genome of Streptomyces sp. NBC_00659, one region includes:
- a CDS encoding DoxX family protein, which produces MPRPERSPLLLAGLLATAGVAHFAAPRQFDAIIPRALPGAPRTWTYVSGAAELALAAGVALPRTRRVAALATAAFFVGVLPANVKMAADWRDRPAPLRAAALARLPLQVPLVLWARQVARSGKGQS; this is translated from the coding sequence GTGCCACGGCCCGAACGATCACCCTTGCTGCTCGCAGGCCTTCTGGCCACCGCGGGCGTCGCCCACTTCGCCGCACCACGGCAGTTCGACGCCATCATCCCGCGCGCTCTCCCGGGAGCGCCCAGGACCTGGACGTACGTGAGCGGCGCCGCCGAACTCGCCCTGGCGGCAGGGGTGGCACTCCCCCGGACGCGCAGGGTCGCCGCGCTCGCCACCGCCGCGTTCTTCGTCGGGGTCCTCCCCGCCAACGTCAAGATGGCCGCGGACTGGCGCGACCGCCCCGCGCCCCTCAGGGCGGCGGCCCTGGCACGGCTCCCGCTCCAGGTGCCGCTCGTACTGTGGGCGCGCCAAGTCGCCCGGTCCGGAAAGGGACAGTCATGA
- a CDS encoding peroxiredoxin: MTSQVNVGDKVEDFALPDETGATRSLSELLAEGPVVLFFYPAALTSGCTAEACHFRDLATEFTAAGARPVGISGDAVDRQQEFADRHTLGFPLLSDVDGAVRERFGVKRGFSLAPTKRVTFVIAKDRTVLEVVRSELRMSAHADRALAALREHKG; the protein is encoded by the coding sequence ATGACATCTCAGGTGAACGTGGGCGACAAGGTCGAGGACTTCGCGCTGCCGGACGAGACCGGGGCGACGCGGAGCCTGTCCGAGCTGCTGGCCGAGGGGCCGGTGGTGCTCTTCTTCTATCCCGCGGCCCTCACCTCCGGCTGCACCGCCGAGGCCTGCCACTTCCGCGATCTGGCCACCGAGTTCACGGCCGCCGGCGCGCGGCCGGTCGGGATCAGCGGTGACGCGGTCGACCGGCAGCAGGAGTTCGCCGACCGTCACACGCTCGGCTTCCCGCTGCTGTCCGACGTCGACGGAGCCGTGCGGGAGCGGTTCGGGGTGAAGCGGGGCTTCTCGCTCGCCCCCACCAAGCGGGTCACCTTCGTCATCGCGAAGGACCGCACCGTCCTGGAGGTGGTCCGCAGCGAACTGCGCATGAGCGCCCACGCCGACCGCGCTCTGGCCGCGCTGCGCGAGCACAAGGGCTGA